The following proteins come from a genomic window of Salvia hispanica cultivar TCC Black 2014 chromosome 4, UniMelb_Shisp_WGS_1.0, whole genome shotgun sequence:
- the LOC125221417 gene encoding putative late blight resistance protein homolog R1A-10 gives MSNLAAHLTDSYSVFKMRFLNEVSSWTLFSKTVFGEQSFPTHLEDIGKKIVEKCNGLPLSIAVVGGLMAKSEVTLEYWEHIEENLSSIVNAENDDYCLRILKLSYNHLPAYLKPCFLYFGVFEEDRVTDGSIIIRLWVSEGFLKSIDNKSLTTVAEQYLKELVDRNLILVHQSGILGHVKSYKIHDLLRDLSVKEAEKQRFFYVLRDQIPKGLISQQRIVIHGSTSKEKIKDALEYMPHARSYLVFGDPIVGQFPNSRFMRISHMCGWLSEEEHSQLNVFELMNSRYHRFAINKKFEIPSSVNLLWDLDTLIISGVKELIAPTEIWKMYKLRHLEFEFSRLHLPDPPSADDDIIMMENLEVLKGVTNLNVSEDIVKRIPNIKELDMMLIDRVNYLSCLECLSKLESLALWVYSTDIGKYVLQINFPASLKKLILLLPSDSEWEDILQKIGSLPVLEMLVLSGGRFRTRGWETIEDQFQSLRSLTLSDCGNLENWTMEDSSHFPLLIDLCLSGLYELKEIPSEIGEIPTLRSIQLYFCNESVVLSAKQIVDEQEDLHGNQLHLFVQCERYSCGET, from the coding sequence ATGTCGAACTTAGCTGCCCACTTGACTGATTCGTATAGCGTCTTTAAGATGAGATTTCTAAACGAAGTTAGTAGTTGGACTTTGTTCTCCAAAACTGTATTTGGGGAACAAAGTTTTCCTACTCATCTCGAGGATATTGGAAAGAAAATTGTCGAAAAGTGTAATGGACTTCCTTTGTCTATTGCTGTTGTAGGAGGTCTAATGGCTAAATCAGAAGTTACACTAGAATATTGGGAGCACATAGAGGAAAACTTAAGCTCAATAGTGAATGCGGAGAATGATGATTATTGTTTGAGAATATTGAAACTGAGCTATAATCACTTACCTGCCTATCTAAAGCCTTGTTTTTTGTATTTCGGAGTGTTTGAGGAAGACCGTGTAACTGATGGTTCAATAATCATCCGACTATGGGTTTCTGAAGGATTTCTTAAATCAATAGACAACAAAAGCTTGACAACAGTTGCCGAACAATACTTGAAAGAACTAGTGGATAGAAATCTCATTCTAGTTCATCAGTCGGGGATACTCGGGCATGTAAAATCctataaaattcatgatttactTAGAGATCTATCTGTGAAAGAAGCTGAAAAACAGAGGTTCTTTTATGTGTTGAGGGATCAAATTCCTAAAGGACTAATTAGCCAACAACGTATTGTTATTCATGGAAGCACTTCAAAGGAAAAAATCAAGGATGCCTTGGAATATATGCCCCATGCTCGTTCTTATCTAGTATTTGGTGATCCAATTGTTGGCCAATTCCCAAATTCTAGATTTATGAGGATATCGCATATGTGTGGTTGGCTAAGTGAAGAAGAGCATTCACAGTTAAATGTGTTTGAGTTGATGAACTCACGATACCATAGGTTTgcaattaataagaagtttgAAATTCCTTCTTCCGTCAATCTGCTTTGGGATCTAGATACACTAATTATAAGTGGTGTGAAAGAGTTGATTGCTCCAACTGAAATATGGAAAATGTATAAACTTAGGCATCTAGAGTTTGAATTTTCGAGATTGCATCTCCCAGATCCTCCGAGCGCGGACGATGATATTATTATGATGGAGAATCTTGAAGTGCTGAAAGGCGTGACAAATTTGAATGTAAGTGAAGATATTGTAAAAAGAATTCCCAATATCAAGGAATTGGATATGATGCTAATTGATAGAGTGAACTATCTGAGCTGTCTTGAATGTCTTAGTAAATTGGAATCCTTGGCGTTGTGGGTCTACTCTACTGATATTGGAAAGTATGTGCTTCAGATCAACTTCCCAGCCTCCCTTAAAAAGTTGATTCTCCTGCTACCAAGTGATTCAGAGTGGGAGGACATACTGCAAAAGATAGGCTCATTACCAGTTCTTGAGATGCTCGTATTAAGTGGAGGTCGTTTCAGAACACGTGGGTGGGAAACAATTGAAGACCAATTCCAGAGTCTCAGGTCACTAACATTGTCTGATTGTGGTAATCTAGAAAACTGGACAATGGAAGACAGCTCCCACTTTCCACTTCTTATAGATCTCTGTCTTTCTGGGTTATATGAATTGAAGGAGATTCCATCAGAAATTGGAGAAATACCAACACTCAGGTCAATTCAGCTGTACTTTTGCAATGAATCTGTGGTGTTGTCAGCTAAACAGATAGTAGACGAACAAGAGGATTTACATGGAAACCAATTACACCTTTTTGTTCAATGTGAGCGTTACAGTTGTGGAGAAACATAA